The following are from one region of the Carcharodon carcharias isolate sCarCar2 chromosome 27, sCarCar2.pri, whole genome shotgun sequence genome:
- the LOC121270426 gene encoding gastrula zinc finger protein XlCGF8.2DB-like yields MEKPWKCGDCGKGFRFPCQLESHRHTHTGERPFTCTDCGKGFIHSSHLLTHQRVHTSERPFTCSDCGKGFTQSCNLVRHQRVHTGERPFTCCQCGKGFSDLSTLLHHQQVHTEERPFTCSQCGKGFNRSSNLLRHQRLHTGERMFTCTECGMGFTQSSSLLSHQRVHTGERPFTCTECGMGFAQSSSLLKHQRVHTGEKPFTCSECGKRFSDSSNLLRHQRVHTGDKPFTCSKCGMEFTQTSSLLTHQRVHTGETPFTCSECGKRFNRLYNLRKHRQAHK; encoded by the coding sequence atggagaaaccttggaaatgtggggactgtgggaagggattcagattccCATGTCAACTGGAAAGTCatcgacacactcacactggggagaggccattcacctgcactgattgtgggaagggattcatccattcatcccatctgctgacacaccagcgagttcacaccagtgagaggccattcacctgctctgattgtgggaagggattcactcagtcatgtAACTtggtgagacaccagcgagttcacactggggagaggccattcacttgctgtcagtgtgggaagggCTTCAGTGACTTATCCACCCTACTacaccaccagcaagttcacactgaggagaggccgttcacctgttctcaatgtgggaagggattcaatcggtcatccaacctgctgagacaccagcgacttcacactggggagaggatGTTcacctgcactgaatgtgggatgggcttcactcagtcatccagcctgctctcacaccagcgagttcacactggagagaggccgttcacctgcactgagtgtgggatgggatttgctcagtcatccagcctgctgaaacaccagcgagttcacactggggagaagccgttcacctgctctgaatgtgggaagagattcagtgattcatccaacCTCTTGAGACACCAGCGTGTTCACACTGGGGacaagccattcacctgctcaaAGTGTGGGATGGAATTCACTCAGACATCCagtctgctgacacaccagcgagttcacactggggagacaccattcacctgctctgagtgtgggaagagatttaaTCGGTTATACAATCTTCGGAAGCACCGGCAAGCTCACAAGTGA
- the LOC121270262 gene encoding gastrula zinc finger protein XlCGF26.1-like: SNLERHKNTHILEKPWKCRDCGKGFPSPSALETHQRIHTGEKPFTCSMCGKGFTQSSHLLTHQRVHSGERPFTCPECGKEFSDSSTLRKHQRVHAGKRPFTCSDCGKGFIQSSHLVTHRQVHTGERLFTCSMCGMGFTQSSHLLRHQRVHTGERPFTCSDCGKEFTQVSNLLRHQRVHTGEKPFTCSECGKGFSDSSSLQTHQRVHSRERPFICSDCGKGFTQISNLLRHQRVHNLEETQGTMEKPWKCGDCGKGFSFPSQLETHHRIHTGERPFTCSQCGKGFTQLSTLQEHQRIHTGERPFTCFECGKGFTHSSALRRHQRVHTGERPYTCSECGKGFTHSSALQKHQRVHTRERLFTCSECGKGFSRSFALRKHQQVHTGERPFTCSDCGKGFTRSSHLLTHQRVHTGERPFTCSVCGKGFSESSTLQNHQAVHTGERQFICPVCGKEFTQLSSLLRHQQAHTGERPFTCSECGKGFIQSTSLLTHQRVHTGERPFTCSECGKGFTDSSSLWKHRRVHTGERPFICSVCGKGFTELSSLRTHRRVHSGERPFTCTECGKGFTDSSSLEKHRRVHTGERCPSPTLSVGGDSLIC; this comes from the exons tctaacctggagagacacaagaaTACCCACATcctggagaaaccatggaaatgtcgggactgtgggaagggattccccTCCCCATCTGCGCTGGAAACTCATCAACgcattcacactggagagaagccATTCACATGCTcaatgtgtgggaagggattcactcaatcatcccacttgctgacacaccagcgagttcacagcggggagaggccattcacctgccctgaATGTGGGAAAGAATTCAGTGATTCGTCCACCTTGCGgaagcaccagcgagttcacgctgggaagagaccattcacctgctctgattgtgggaaaggattcattcAGTCATCACATCTGGTGACACACCGGCaggttcacacaggggagaggttgttcacctgctccatgtgtggaatgggattcactcagtcatctcacctgctgagacaccagcgagttcacaccggggagaggccattcacctgctctgactgtgggaaggaattcactcAGGTATCCaatctgctgagacaccagcgagttcacaccggagagaagcctttcacctgctctgagtgtgggaagggattcagtgattcatccagcctgcagacacaccagcgagttcacagcagggagaggcccttcatttgctctgactgtgggaaggggttCACTCAGATATCCAacttgctgagacaccagcgagttcacaa CCTGGAAGAGACACaaggcaccatggagaaaccgtggaaatgtggggactgtgggaaaggattcagtttcccatcccagctggaaacacatcaccgcattcacactggggaaaggccgttcacctgttctcagtgtgggaagggattcactcagttatctactttgcaggaacaccaacggattcacactggggagaggcctttcacctgctttgagtgtggaaagggattcactcattcatccgcCCTGCGgcgacaccagcgagttcacactggggagaggccatatacctgttctgagtgtgggaagggattcactcattcatctgccctgcagaagcaccagcgagttcacaccagggagaggctgttcacctgctctgagtgtgggaagggattcagtcgtTCATTTGCCCTGCGCaagcaccagcaagttcacactggggagagaccattcacctgctctgactgtgggaagggattcactcggtcatctcacctgctgacacaccagcgagttcacactggggagagaccattcacctgctctgtatgtgggaagggattcagtgaatCATCCACCCTGCAGAATCACCAGGCAGTTCACACCGGAGAGAGGCAATTCATCTGCCCTGTGTGTGGAAAGGAATTCACTCAGTTATCAAGCCTGTTGCGACACCAGCAagctcacactggggagagaccattcacctgctccgagtgtgggaagggtttcatTCAGTCAACCagtctgctgacacaccagcgagttcacactggagagaggccattcacctgcagtgagtgtgggaagggattcactgattcatcGAGCCTGTGGAAGCAccggcgagttcacactggagagaggccattcatctgctccgtGTGTGGAAAGGGTTTCACTGAGTTGTCCAGCCTGCGGACACACCGACGTGTTCACTCTGGTGAgagaccattcacttgcactgagtgtgggaagggtttcactgATTCATCCAGCTTGGAGAAACACCgtcgagttcacaccggggagagatgCCCTTCACCTACTCTGAGTGTTGGTGGGGATTCATTGATTTGTTGA